Proteins encoded in a region of the Cytobacillus pseudoceanisediminis genome:
- the nuoK gene encoding NADH-quinone oxidoreductase subunit NuoK, which translates to MSTVPVQAYLALALILFCIGLYGALTKRNTVIVLISIELMLNAVNINLVAFSKYGIMPSITGQIFALFTITVAAAEAAVGLAILIALYRNKKSVNIDEMDAMKH; encoded by the coding sequence ATGAGTACAGTTCCCGTTCAAGCCTACCTGGCATTGGCTTTAATTCTTTTCTGCATCGGGCTGTATGGTGCCTTGACAAAGCGCAATACCGTGATTGTCCTGATTTCAATCGAACTGATGCTGAATGCGGTCAATATCAATCTGGTGGCATTCAGCAAATACGGCATTATGCCATCCATAACAGGCCAGATATTTGCTTTGTTTACAATCACTGTTGCAGCAGCAGAAGCAGCAGTTGGCCTGGCGATATTAATTGCTCTGTACCGTAATAAAAAGAGTGTTAATATTGATGAAATGGATGCTATGAAGCACTAA
- a CDS encoding NADH-quinone oxidoreductase subunit J, producing the protein MTFSGEFLAFMSLALVAVIGGVLLLNLTKVVHMVVALVFTFVSIAGIYVLLSAEFLAAVQILIYSGAITIIMLFGIMLTRHNDTSEPKTGRFRKLLLFLGVLGFAFAVYIGIYNLDLPSAPNDLHVNNTEQIGIELYSKFIIPFEVTSVLLLVALIGSIVLAKRDDEKEAEKE; encoded by the coding sequence ATGACGTTTTCAGGTGAGTTTTTAGCGTTTATGTCTCTAGCTTTAGTTGCGGTCATCGGCGGCGTGCTTTTATTAAACCTTACCAAAGTCGTGCATATGGTTGTCGCTCTGGTATTTACATTTGTAAGCATTGCCGGAATTTATGTGCTGCTTTCAGCTGAATTCCTGGCTGCCGTTCAGATCTTAATTTACTCCGGTGCCATTACCATCATCATGCTGTTCGGAATCATGCTGACACGCCATAACGATACAAGCGAGCCGAAAACAGGACGCTTTCGAAAGCTGTTATTATTCCTGGGTGTGCTTGGCTTTGCTTTCGCGGTGTACATCGGGATTTATAACCTCGATTTGCCGTCAGCACCGAATGACCTTCATGTCAATAATACAGAGCAAATCGGAATTGAGCTTTACTCAAAATTCATAATTCCATTTGAAGTAACATCTGTCCTATTATTGGTCGCTTTAATTGGTTCAATTGTTTTGGCTAAGAGAGATGATGAAAAGGAGGCGGAAAAGGAATGA
- the nuoI gene encoding NADH-quinone oxidoreductase subunit NuoI — translation MLGLAKGLSYTLKNLTRKKVTYDYPNEPLPLPDRFRGIQKFYPEKCIVCNQCANICPTDCIQLTGKKHPDPAKKGKIIDTYDINFEICILCDLCTEVCPTEAIIMTNNFELAEYSRDELFKNLEWLDENDENIRKVNKA, via the coding sequence ATGCTTGGTTTAGCGAAAGGATTATCGTATACCCTAAAAAACCTGACACGCAAAAAGGTAACCTATGACTATCCGAATGAACCGCTTCCGCTTCCGGACAGGTTCAGGGGAATTCAAAAGTTTTATCCTGAAAAGTGCATCGTGTGCAATCAGTGTGCAAATATTTGTCCAACCGATTGTATCCAGCTGACAGGCAAAAAGCATCCGGACCCTGCCAAAAAGGGAAAAATCATTGATACCTATGACATCAATTTCGAAATTTGCATCCTTTGCGACTTGTGCACAGAAGTCTGCCCAACCGAAGCGATTATCATGACCAATAATTTTGAACTGGCGGAATATAGCCGGGATGAGCTGTTTAAAAATCTTGAATGGCTTGATGAAAATGATGAAAATATACGGAAGGTGAATAAAGCATGA